The Acidobacteriota bacterium genome segment CAAAGACTACGTTCTTCATGTTTTTGATTTTGAGGGAGATATTTTGTTTCGGGTCCAAAAAGACGCGCCGATCCCACGATTTTCTGCTGATGAAATCGAATCCCTGAAAAAATTCGGTGTTCCCGCCGAAAAACCTCATTTCTTCTCGATTTTGGTGGATTCGGAGGGAAGAATATACGTTCAACGCAACAAAGCCGAGAAGCTCATTCGGCAATATGGATGGATTGACTTGGAAAACAAAGAGGTCGACGTGTTCAGCAAAGAGGGATATTTCCTCTATACAACACGGCTGCCTCCCAACACATGTGCCATTGAAGACGGCGTCCTGTATTCCCATACGCTGGAAAGGGAAAGCGGCGCCGAAAATGTCGTGCGATATCAAATCGCCAACTGGACGGAGATCAAAACAGGAATACGATGATGACACCGGAAAGCGGTGAAAAATGCCGAATTCAAGGATTTTGTTCAGGCCGGTGAGCCGCATCGGCGGACTCTGGGAGAATTTCATGCTCCTTGAAAGGATCAAGAGGCAGGCCTATCGAGCGGTTCCCGTCAACTTCTATTTCTGGCGGACATGGGAAGGCCGGGAGATCGACCTGATCGAAGAGCGCGAAGGCCGCCTTTTCGCCTACGAATTCAAGTGGACGGGAAAAGGGCGGGAACCCGGGAAATTCCGGGAGGCCTACCCTGATGCCGAATTCGAGGTCGTCAACAGAGACAATTACCTGAGTTTTGTCGGAATTCCGTAACTCCTCACCCCTGCATATTTAACTTGACATGTTAAATATTCAGGGCCTGTCAACCGCCCCGCTTGACTCCGAACGACAGGGCCTTGTTGTCCCGGCAGGAGTTGACGCAGACGGTGCAGGAGAAGCAGTCCGGCCTCAGGACGGAGCCCTTGAGGATTTCGGGAACGGTCGGACAGGGGGATTTCTCCACGCAATCCTTGCAGTCGGTGCAGGCGGACTTATTGAGGGAGACGCGGAACAGCGACACCTGCTCCAGGGCGTTCGTGAACAGCCCGATGGGGCAGACGAGATAGCAGTAAGGCCGGTAAGTCTTGAAGGCCAGGACGATAGTCAGCAAGAAAGGAAGAAAGTGGAACAGGCCGGCCCAAAAGGACGGCTGGGGTCCGAATTTGAAACCTTCGAAGGCGTTCACCGAATCGTAGATGGAAACGGCGACTTTGTTTCCGTCGCGGATGACGTGATGAACGGCCGTCATGCTGAGGAAAACGAAGAGCAGGAAGATGGCGATGCGGACGGCCTGGGTGAAGGTGAAGTTCCACTTGATGCGGCGGATGCGGAGCTTGTCGGCCAGCATGGCGATGAGCTCCTGAGCGGCGCCGACGGGACAGACCCAGCCGCAGAAAAGCTTGGGACCGACGAGCGTCAGGAAAAGAACCACCGCGCCCAGGGCGAACATCGGCACTCGGAACCCGAAAATCAGGGGTTTGGTGATGGCGCAGATGGGCGAGGGGTGCATGGAGAAGACCTTGAAGGCGTCGACGGGAAGATTGGCGGCGATGCCGAACAGAAAGGTCGAAAGCAGCAGGAAGGGAACCTTGATGCCGTTCCGCATGGTCTTCGTCAGGAGAAGGACCATGGCCAGGAGGCCGAGGATCAGCATGGCCAGAGGCCGGGGCCTGACCAGGGCGTCCCAGAATGACGGTGCTCCGCGGCCCGCGCCCTGCTGGGCGAGAAGAGGCGCGGCGGCGGCGAAAAAGACGATTCCCGATAATAGGCGGGGGGCAATGCGCGCAAACGGCATGGCGGTCACTCCTTCTCGATGATTAAACCGATGCAATTCATAGCATTTCCCGGATTTTTTGTCCAGCCCAGCACAGAAATTCCATGATTTAATGAAAATAAATCTGGTCGAACGATAAAAGGTTGTTTTTTATTCCTGAAATGCTTATTATAGGGGTGTCTTTTATGCATTCATTGACTTAATAGAGGGGGTATTGCAATGCATTTGGAACGCACCGCCATTAACGATTTGGAAAATTGGTTTTCACAAGACCGGAGAAAGCCCCTGGTCATCAGAGGCGCCCGGCAAGTCGGCAAATCCACCCTGGTCAGGTTGTTTGCCGCAAAGCATGGTCTTAACCTCTATGAAGTTAATCTTGAACGCTACTCCAGGTTTGATGACGTGTTTAAGAGATTGGATGTCAAAGAAATTCTGATGGAAATTGAATATTTCACCGGGCAAGGTAAAATCCATCAGGAAAACAGCCTGATTTTTCTTGATGAAATTCAATCTGCGCCCCATGCCATCAAGGCTTTGCGCTATTTCTACGAGGATTTTCCTCAAATCCCCGTGATCGCAGCGGGCTCTCTTCTGGAACTCACGCTTTCGGATCACTCCTTTGCCATGCCGGTGGGACGTATGGAATACCTGTTTCTCGGGCCCATGAGCTTTGAGGAATTTCTGCTGGCCGGGCGGGAAACCCAGCTTCTGGACTTATTGAACTCATTTGATTTCACAAACGCCTTTCCGCAATCCGCTCATCGGAGGTTGCTGGAATTGTTGCGGGCTTATCTGCTGGTGGGCGGCATGCCCGAAGCCGTAAAAGAATTCCTGTCTTCGAAACACCTTGAGGATGTGATTCGCGTTCACGGCTCGTTGCTTGAAACCTACAGGGACGATTTTGGGAAATATGCCCGGGGGGGCGATTTATTGAGAATTCAAAAGGTTTTTGATCACACGCCGCTTGCCGTTGGAGAAAAAGTCATCTATCGAAAGATCGACGGCGAAGCCCAGTCCAGAGAAACGAAAAAAGCGATCGATTTGCTGGCGAAAGCCGGAATCATCAGCCGGGTTCATCACTCTTCGGCTTCAGGCATCCCGCTCAGAGCGGGAAAGAAGGACAAAGTTTTCAAGCTCTACTTTTTGGATGTGGGGCTCATGAACAGGATGTGCGGCATCGACCATCTGCCCGTCTCCGGATTCGAAAACGATGTCCCCTTTATCAATAAGGGCAAGATGGCCGAACAATTCATCGCGCAGCACCTGCTCTCCATGGGCTTTCCTCATGAATCTCCCCAATTGTATTACTGGCTGCGAGAAGGACGAATGGCCAATGCGGAAGTCGATTTCCTGATCCAAGCCGGCGGCCGGATCCTGCCCATCGAAGTCAAAGCCGGAAAAACCGGCAGCTTGAAGTCCTTGCATCAGTTCATTCATGAAAAGAAACAGAACTCGGCTGCTCGATTCGATTTTTCTCCGCCTTCCAAAATGGCGGTGGAACACAAAATCGTTTCCGGCGGACGGACCGAACGTGTGCGGTTCGAACTGCTTTCCTTGCCGCTTTACATGGTCGGGCAGACCATCCGGCTGGAAGCCAAGCAACCGACGGAGGTCATATAAAGGACGGATTCCTCGATGCCGTCGGCGCCGACCAGGACGTTGACCTCGTCGTCGAAGAGCGCCGAGATCTGGCAGGAGCCGAGGCCGAGGGCTGTCGCGGCGAGGGCTGCATTCTGGGCGATATGCCCGGCGTCGAGATAAACGTAACGGTATGTGCGCTGCGCGTATTTCCAGGCCGCCCGTGCGAAAACGGCCGTCCAGATCAGCGTGAAGGCCGAATCGGCGACGAAGCCCTGCTGGAGGGCGGCCCGGGCGGTTTCGCGGCGGAAATCCCCTTCCCGCAGGCGCTCCAGCGCCGCGCCGTGAACATCGTGATGGTAGATTCCGGGTTCGACACCCTCGACGTTGAAGACGGCGGCGTAAGTTTCAACCGGATAGAGCGCACCGGCCGAAGGCGTTGTTCTCAAAATGAAGCCGCCCGTTCGCCCGGTGACGCCCTGCGCGGCCCAGAGAATCTGCGACATTTCGCTCAAAGAAAGAGGTTTCTCCGAGAAATCACGGACGCTGCGGCGCGCCGCCATCGTTTCCCACAACGAGGGTCCGCCCTTCGTTTCGGGCGGAGCGAGGGAAATGCGCGGCGCATCGGGAAACGTTCGGAAGGGCGGTGGACGAAGGGCCGCGGGCTTTCGCCCGGCCATGGCCTCGCGCCGGTATTTGGTTTCCTGCTGAAAGCGTTCGCCGATGTCATCCATGATTTCCTCCCAGGCGGGCCGACAAGGCGTAATCGACCATCATTTCGCCGAACATCTCCGGTTGCTTCTCCTTGAGTTCAAAAAGGTTATCACGAACCCGCACGCTTGAAAAGAGCGAGCCCGATCTCAAGTTCGGCTTCCGCTCTTCGGGCTCGGGGGGATCCCTTCGCAAGACGCGGCCGGATCGTCCTTGCTCCCGTCCGGGTT includes the following:
- a CDS encoding DUF4143 domain-containing protein, yielding MPNSRILFRPVSRIGGLWENFMLLERIKRQAYRAVPVNFYFWRTWEGREIDLIEEREGRLFAYEFKWTGKGREPGKFREAYPDAEFEVVNRDNYLSFVGIP
- a CDS encoding ATP-binding protein, which codes for MHLERTAINDLENWFSQDRRKPLVIRGARQVGKSTLVRLFAAKHGLNLYEVNLERYSRFDDVFKRLDVKEILMEIEYFTGQGKIHQENSLIFLDEIQSAPHAIKALRYFYEDFPQIPVIAAGSLLELTLSDHSFAMPVGRMEYLFLGPMSFEEFLLAGRETQLLDLLNSFDFTNAFPQSAHRRLLELLRAYLLVGGMPEAVKEFLSSKHLEDVIRVHGSLLETYRDDFGKYARGGDLLRIQKVFDHTPLAVGEKVIYRKIDGEAQSRETKKAIDLLAKAGIISRVHHSSASGIPLRAGKKDKVFKLYFLDVGLMNRMCGIDHLPVSGFENDVPFINKGKMAEQFIAQHLLSMGFPHESPQLYYWLREGRMANAEVDFLIQAGGRILPIEVKAGKTGSLKSLHQFIHEKKQNSAARFDFSPPSKMAVEHKIVSGGRTERVRFELLSLPLYMVGQTIRLEAKQPTEVI
- a CDS encoding 4Fe-4S binding protein encodes the protein MPFARIAPRLLSGIVFFAAAAPLLAQQGAGRGAPSFWDALVRPRPLAMLILGLLAMVLLLTKTMRNGIKVPFLLLSTFLFGIAANLPVDAFKVFSMHPSPICAITKPLIFGFRVPMFALGAVVLFLTLVGPKLFCGWVCPVGAAQELIAMLADKLRIRRIKWNFTFTQAVRIAIFLLFVFLSMTAVHHVIRDGNKVAVSIYDSVNAFEGFKFGPQPSFWAGLFHFLPFLLTIVLAFKTYRPYCYLVCPIGLFTNALEQVSLFRVSLNKSACTDCKDCVEKSPCPTVPEILKGSVLRPDCFSCTVCVNSCRDNKALSFGVKRGG
- a CDS encoding SagB/ThcOx family dehydrogenase translates to MDDIGERFQQETKYRREAMAGRKPAALRPPPFRTFPDAPRISLAPPETKGGPSLWETMAARRSVRDFSEKPLSLSEMSQILWAAQGVTGRTGGFILRTTPSAGALYPVETYAAVFNVEGVEPGIYHHDVHGAALERLREGDFRRETARAALQQGFVADSAFTLIWTAVFARAAWKYAQRTYRYVYLDAGHIAQNAALAATALGLGSCQISALFDDEVNVLVGADGIEESVLYMTSVGCLASSRMVCPTM